The Bacillota bacterium genome includes a window with the following:
- a CDS encoding protein arginine kinase — translation MVDPEQVVTQANSAWLQQGPDSDVVISTRIRLARNLADLPFPSRASSEELSQALSRLQKASEHLPEAKRYRLFEMGRLSPLEQQVLIEKHLVSPEHVQDPKGRALVLRDDEAVSIMINEEDHERLQVLLPGLNLDRAWDLANRLDDSLEQQLEYAFDDNFGFLTCCPTNLGSGLRASVMLHLPALVLLKQASQVFGTLAQFGLVIRGLYGEGTQALGNFFQISNQLTLNHSEEDLIHNLQALTRQVIEQERTARSRLYEELGDRLLDMVWRAYGVLTHARLLTGDETMHLLSDVRLGVNLNLLPPIDLAKLNRLLVITRPGFIQRVAGESLQPAERDLKRAALVREQLLTKHND, via the coding sequence ATGGTGGATCCGGAACAGGTTGTTACTCAGGCCAACTCGGCTTGGCTGCAGCAGGGTCCTGACAGCGATGTAGTGATTTCGACCCGGATTCGCTTGGCCAGAAACCTGGCCGATCTGCCCTTCCCGTCCCGTGCCAGCAGTGAAGAACTGAGCCAGGCTCTGTCTCGTTTGCAGAAGGCCAGTGAGCATTTGCCGGAAGCTAAGCGCTACCGACTGTTCGAGATGGGACGCTTATCGCCGCTGGAGCAACAAGTACTGATTGAGAAGCACCTGGTAAGTCCCGAACATGTGCAGGACCCTAAGGGGCGGGCCTTAGTGCTGCGCGATGACGAAGCGGTTAGCATTATGATTAACGAAGAGGATCATGAGCGGCTGCAGGTGCTGCTTCCTGGACTAAATCTGGATCGGGCCTGGGATCTGGCTAACAGACTGGACGATTCGCTGGAACAGCAGCTTGAATATGCTTTTGATGACAACTTTGGGTTTCTAACTTGTTGTCCTACTAATTTAGGCTCTGGCCTGAGGGCATCGGTGATGCTTCATTTACCGGCTTTGGTGCTACTTAAGCAGGCCAGCCAAGTGTTTGGTACTCTGGCCCAGTTTGGCCTGGTGATACGAGGGCTTTATGGCGAAGGGACTCAGGCCTTGGGGAATTTCTTTCAGATTTCGAACCAATTGACTTTGAATCACTCGGAGGAAGATCTGATCCATAATCTCCAGGCTCTTACCAGGCAGGTTATCGAACAAGAGCGCACTGCCAGGAGCCGTCTCTATGAGGAACTGGGGGATCGTTTGCTGGACATGGTTTGGCGGGCTTATGGAGTCTTAACTCACGCTCGGTTGCTCACCGGTGATGAGACTATGCATCTTCTCTCCGACGTGCGCTTAGGGGTAAACTTGAATTTGCTACCGCCGATTGACCTGGCCAAGTTAAACCGGCTGCTGGTGATTACCCGGCCGGGGTTTATTCAGCGCGTGGCGGGCGAATCACTACAGCCGGCCGAACGAGACCTCAAACGTGCGGCTTTAGTGCGAGAACAACTGTTAACCAAGCATAATGACTAG
- a CDS encoding CtsR family transcriptional regulator has product MMTMWSLADEMENWIKVMLEEAEERFIEIRRSELARYFSCVPSQVTYVLSTRFVPDRGYRVISRRGAGGYIRIERLSEADLLNRLAEQIEGMVSAEDAAEIIGNLYQAGLLSKDAAQYIILLLSDEAVSLPPAVAERVRARMLLTLIANI; this is encoded by the coding sequence GTGATGACAATGTGGTCTTTAGCTGACGAAATGGAGAACTGGATCAAGGTGATGCTGGAGGAGGCTGAAGAGAGGTTCATCGAGATTAGGCGCAGTGAACTGGCTCGTTATTTTTCTTGTGTGCCGTCGCAGGTTACTTATGTATTGTCAACCCGGTTCGTACCGGACCGTGGGTACCGGGTGATTAGCCGCAGAGGCGCCGGCGGTTATATTCGTATTGAAAGGCTGTCTGAAGCCGATCTGTTGAATCGTTTGGCAGAACAAATCGAAGGCATGGTTTCGGCTGAAGACGCGGCTGAGATTATAGGCAACTTGTATCAAGCGGGACTACTGAGTAAAGACGCAGCGCAGTATATAATATTGTTGCTGTCAGATGAAGCTGTCAGTCTGCCGCCGGCAGTGGCCGAACGGGTCCGGGCCCGCATGTTGCTTACTTTGATTGCTAATATCTAG
- a CDS encoding glucosamine-6-phosphate deaminase, producing the protein MKIEIVADYEALSKRAAAIVLDRVTQRPETVLALPTGNTPIGMYKQMVQAYREGRADFGQVWAFALDEYAEVPAEDRHSFSSFLRHHFIDPVGLAARFDHLRGEASDLEAECKRYELSIAARGGLDLAVLGLGVNGHIAFNEPPTPFDSRTHVVDLAGSTREANASYFPDGFPIPNRGVTMGIGTILEAQEILVIASGSSKAPIVARIVTAEPTVDIPASALKGHPHVMLLLDEEAATGWKD; encoded by the coding sequence GTGAAAATTGAGATTGTGGCTGACTATGAAGCTCTTAGCAAGCGGGCGGCGGCAATTGTCCTCGACAGGGTGACTCAGCGGCCGGAGACAGTCCTGGCTTTACCCACCGGCAACACGCCGATCGGGATGTACAAACAGATGGTACAGGCCTACCGGGAAGGCAGAGCTGACTTTGGTCAGGTGTGGGCCTTTGCTTTGGATGAGTATGCCGAAGTTCCAGCCGAGGACCGGCATAGCTTTAGCTCTTTCTTGCGGCACCACTTCATCGATCCGGTGGGGCTAGCGGCCCGCTTCGATCACCTGCGCGGTGAAGCGTCGGATCTTGAGGCTGAATGCAAGCGCTATGAGCTATCTATTGCTGCTCGGGGTGGGCTGGATCTGGCTGTGCTAGGGTTGGGGGTAAACGGCCACATTGCTTTTAACGAGCCGCCGACCCCGTTTGATAGTCGCACCCACGTGGTGGACTTGGCTGGCAGTACTCGCGAAGCTAACGCCAGCTATTTTCCGGACGGCTTTCCCATTCCTAACCGGGGAGTGACAATGGGCATCGGCACGATCTTGGAGGCGCAAGAGATCTTGGTAATTGCCAGCGGCAGCAGCAAAGCGCCGATTGTGGCTCGCATTGTTACCGCCGAACCTACTGTCGACATCCCGGCCTCGGCCCTTAAAGGCCACCCTCATGTAATGTTACTTCTGGACGAGGAAGCAGCTACAGGGTGGAAAGATTAA